From one Rhopalosiphum padi isolate XX-2018 chromosome 2, ASM2088224v1, whole genome shotgun sequence genomic stretch:
- the LOC132922067 gene encoding BTB/POZ domain-containing protein Tiwaz yields the protein MEPKDLTSSRSLYTSTQIKISNSPATSPTVSHNSNSPSPTPVVPTTGYNHKIIAGIPCVAAASKYTAPVHIDVGGTIYTSSLDTLTKNPDSKLAKLFNGSIPIVLDSLKQHYFIDRDGKMFRHILNFMRNSKLSLPDNFTDIDLLLEEARYFEITPMCKQLENLKRDRMKCNRTNGWDSNGPSRSNSSLSGTKDQYECVSVHVSPDLGERVMLSGDHAVLDEVFPETGHSALEPSAGRPAVSWTPVDSRHLVRFPLNGYCKLNSVQAITRLLNAGFTVAASTGGGVHGQQFSEYLFIRKMSN from the exons ATGGAGCCTAAAGATCTCACTTCATCCAGGTCTTTATACACAAGTACACAGATCAAAATCAG TAATTCTCCGGCTACGTCTCCTACCGTATCACACAACAGCAATTCACCATCACCAACACCGGTAGTGCCGACTACCGGTTACAACCACAAAATCATTGCTGGCATACCATGTGTAGCAGCTGCGTCTAAATATACAGCTCCCGTCCATATAGATGTCGGCGGTACCATATATACGTCTTCACTGGATACTCTAACAAA GAATCCTGATTCAAAACTGGCGAAATTGTTCAATGGTAGTATACCTATAGTGTTAGATTCTCTAAAACAACACTATTTCATCGACAGGGATGGCAAGATGTTCAGGCATATTCTCAACTTTATGAGAAATTCGAAGCTTTCGTTACCTGATAATTTCACTGACATTGACCTATTGCTAGAAGAAGCTAGGTACTTTGAAATTACTC CCATGTGTAAACAGTTAGAAAACTTGAAACGAGATCGGATGAAATGCAACCGAACGAACGGTTGGGACTCTAACGGTCCGAGCCGATCCAACAGCAGCCTCTCAGGCACGAAAGACCAGTATGAGTGCGTGTCCGTTCATGTGAGCCCGGATCTCGGGGAGCGGGTAATGTTGTCTGGCGACCACGCGGTTCTGGACGAGGTGTTTCCTGAAACAGGCCACTCGGCACTGGAACCCTCGGCCGGACGTCCGGCCGTGTCTTGGACGCCCGTAGACTCCAGACATCTGGTCCGGTTCCCGTTAAATGGATACTGTAAGCTGAATAGCGTGCAGGCCATCACCCGATTGCTGAACGCCGGTTTCACGGTGGCTGCAAGCACGGGCGGCGGCGTACACGGCCAACAGTTTTCCGAGTATCTGTTCATCCGCAAAATGTCCAATTGA
- the LOC132919968 gene encoding uncharacterized protein LOC132919968 isoform X4 — protein MDVMVEGNEVSVLYIKTHIGHDLEPKRLTLAKNEKDFLAEQLTMPNTNYNDILNVVKTLNSTSRLHHLTRKDLVTINSSIKEAAKRNNTMIKNNDKLVDTVEINDVFDGDLVELFNDQNNKKSPLVLNSENDCMGSDKQDVVDVNNTLLTSDHLDLKNSYTNKIQPLYELNVEQQIIESNEQIPILEFNHEILEDNQVIDYQQQLTNIENERISIMEKMKLIVDQITCNDEFAIVHQGLMNIMSTIDERRNAIDQAVVNGDLDNIMIFDESILQKQCQ, from the exons ATGGATGTAATGGTTGAAGGCAATGAAGTTAGTGTACTGtatattaaaacacatattgGCCATGATTTAGAACCAAAACGTTTGACTCTAGCCAAAAATGAAAAAGATTTCCTAGCTGAACAATTAACAATGcctaatacaaattacaatgataTTCTAAATGTCGTTAAAACCTTAAATTCAACAAGTCGTTTGCATCATTTAACTAGAAAAGATTTAGTTACAATTAATAGTTCTATAAAAGAAGCGGCAAAAAGAAATAATACCatgattaaaaacaatgataaactAGTTGATACAGTAGAAATTAACGATGTTTTTGATGGTGATCTAGTAGAGTTATTTAATGATCAGAATAACAAAAAGTCACCACTGGTATTAAATTCAGAGAATGATTGTATGGGATCTGATAAACAAGATGTTGTTGATGTAAATAACACACTATTGACTTCAGATCATTTAgacttaaaaaatagttatacaaataaaattcaacCTTTATACGAATTAAATGTTGAACAGCAAATAATTGAGTCGAATGAACAAATACCAATTTTAGAGTTTAATCATGAA atattggaAGATAATCAAGTTATAGATTACCAACAACAActaacaaatattgaaaatgagAGAATTAGTATAATGGAAAAAATGAAGTTAATAGTCGATCAAATTACTTGTAATGATGAATTTGCCATAGTTCATCAAGGGTTAATGAATATAATGAGCACAATTGATGAACGTAGGAATGCAATTGATCAAGCTGTAGTCAACGGGGATTTagacaatataatgatatttgatgaaagtattttacaaaaacaatgcCAGTAG
- the LOC132922753 gene encoding differentially expressed in FDCP 8 homolog: MKFLFLRFKFFHYKLLFYIFYLVIQCILDILNKPGSNFSMSSLPKDFFFNAEMNDSVISLSSVSSDSVSSESSPSISDNFLTINENDLNEDILRKEIEKCNRMIRITKECSQERMRLVRRLVELRFKLEMVTEIKALENKDQLNETKVVFGHHLSFVWKPNWLENKMCDVCTKTIWKYMHQLYECSDCGYYCHIFCLDKIKRVCTAVLASEHSMILNITPSNGLLSQDYKCAECQSYIRIRNTKMSSEDTLSLEARLCDYDGKFYCPLHHWNNTALIPARVLCNWQFEKKCVSQASFQLLNYNYKSKMYDLEKHNPKLFTYLESLNRIKNIKNSLVKMKKYLVLCKVWNAQLKNVSSRCHELLYDSILYSMKDMVEIQSGLFLEDLQRVNDICEKHIRYECEICKNQGYICELCQKDTIIFPFDEDAHCCDKCDNVYHYQCWKNRDFCPKCKRIKIRSKLQEL; the protein is encoded by the exons atgaaatttttatttttacgttttaagttctttcattacaaattattgttttacatattttatttagtaattcaatgtattttagacattttaaataaacctg GTAGTAACTTTTCTATGAGTTCATTACccaaggattttttttttaatgctgaaATGAATGATTCAGTGATTTCACTGTCATCGGTATCATCTGATTCAGTGTCATCTGAAAGTTCACCATCTATATCTGACaactttttaacaataaatgaa AATGATCTAAATGAAGATATATTGAgaaaagaaattgaaaaatgCAATCGAATGATAAGAATTACTAAAGAGTGTAGTCAAGAACGCATGCGATTGGTCAGAAGACTAGTGGAGTTAAGGTTCAAATTAGAAATGGTAACAGAAATAAAGGCTTTGGAAAACAAAGATCAATTAAATGAAACCAAAGTAGTTTTTGGTCATCATTTATCTTTTGTATGGAAACCGAATtggttagaaaataaaatgtgtgatGTATGTACAAAAACTATTTGGAAATACATGCATCAGCTGTATGAATGTtcag acTGTGGATACTACtgtcatattttttgtttggatAAAATCAAAAGGGTTTGTACTGCAGTTCTTGCTAGTGAACAttctatgattttaaatatcacTCCATCCAATGGATTGTTATCTCAAGATTATAAATGTGCTGAATGCCAATCATATATCCGTATTCGTAACACCAAAATGTCATCTG aagATACTCTTTCATTAGAGGCCCGCTTATGTGATTATGATGGAAAATTTTACTGCCCTTTACATCATTGGAATAATACTGCTTTAATACCAGCACGTGTTCTATGCAATTGGCAATTCGAGAAAAAATGTGTGAGCCAGGCATCTTTTCaactacttaattataattataaatcaaaaatgtatgatttggAAAAACACAACCCTAAACTCTTTACATATTTAGAGTCGCTTAATCGAATCAAA aatataaaaaatagtttagtaaaaatgaaaaaatacttgGTTTTATGCAAAGTTTGGAAtgcacaattaaaaaatgtatcctCAAGATGTCATGAACTGCTATATGATAGTATTTTGTATAGCATGAAAGATATGGTTGAAATACAATCAGGACTTTTTTTAGAAGATTTGCAGAGAGTAAATGACATCTGTGAAAAACATATTCGATATGAATGCGAA atttgtaAAAATCAAGGATATATTTGTGAGCTTTGTCAAAAGGACACAATAATATTTCCATTTGATGAAGATGCTCATTGCTGTGATAAATGTGATAATGTTTATCACTACCAATGTTGGAAAAATAGAGATTTCTGCCCTAAAtgcaaaagaattaaaatacgGTCTAAACttcaagaattataa
- the LOC132919968 gene encoding uncharacterized protein LOC132919968 isoform X1, producing MSSENCNKFECDECMKTFSKKNNLNDHILAKHSNSKKYVCSICKKSFAYKQSFNRHMNVHKVATSVYSCSECGYSSQLKFMLTRHIKSVHLNKNDSLFKISCVFCNHRCSKSNLSAHYVLCHPTEIVSEQLKFDSIDEFYAWKYEVEEQDISRFVKARTTYVGISGSKHLFFKCHRDGKYKPKGNNIRKLKALGTNKIGSYCPARMDVMVEGNEVSVLYIKTHIGHDLEPKRLTLAKNEKDFLAEQLTMPNTNYNDILNVVKTLNSTSRLHHLTRKDLVTINSSIKEAAKRNNTMIKNNDKLVDTVEINDVFDGDLVELFNDQNNKKSPLVLNSENDCMGSDKQDVVDVNNTLLTSDHLDLKNSYTNKIQPLYELNVEQQIIESNEQIPILEFNHEILEDNQVIDYQQQLTNIENERISIMEKMKLIVDQITCNDEFAIVHQGLMNIMSTIDERRNAIDQAVVNGDLDNIMIFDESILQKQCQ from the exons ATGTCTTCCGAAAACTGCAATAAATTTGAATGTGATGAGTGTATGAAAAcattctcaaaaaaaaataatttgaacgaTCATATTTTAGCAAAACACTCTaactcaaaaaaatatgtttgctcAATTTGTAAGAAATCATTTGCTTACAAACAGTCATTCAACAGGCATATGAATGTTCATAAAGTAGCAACTTCTGTTTACTCGTGTTCGGAATGTGGCTATAGTTCTCAGTTAAAATTCATGCTAACACGGCACATTAAAAGTGTCCATCTGAATAAAAATGATagtctttttaaaatatcttgtgTGTTTTGCAATCACCGTTGCTCCAAAAGTAATTTATCTGCACATTATGTACTCTGCCATCCAACAGAAATTGTTAGtgaacaattaaaatttgatagtaTAGATGAATTTTATGCATGGAAGTATGAAGTTGAAGAGCAAGATATTAGTag gtTTGTAAAAGCTCGAACGACCTATGTTGGTATATCTGGTTCaaaacacttattttttaaatgccatCGTGATGGAAAGTATAAGCCTAAAGGCAATAACATTAGAAAATTAAAGGCATTAGGTACCAATAAGATTGGTTCTTATTGTCCAGCTAGAATGGATGTAATGGTTGAAGGCAATGAAGTTAGTGTACTGtatattaaaacacatattgGCCATGATTTAGAACCAAAACGTTTGACTCTAGCCAAAAATGAAAAAGATTTCCTAGCTGAACAATTAACAATGcctaatacaaattacaatgataTTCTAAATGTCGTTAAAACCTTAAATTCAACAAGTCGTTTGCATCATTTAACTAGAAAAGATTTAGTTACAATTAATAGTTCTATAAAAGAAGCGGCAAAAAGAAATAATACCatgattaaaaacaatgataaactAGTTGATACAGTAGAAATTAACGATGTTTTTGATGGTGATCTAGTAGAGTTATTTAATGATCAGAATAACAAAAAGTCACCACTGGTATTAAATTCAGAGAATGATTGTATGGGATCTGATAAACAAGATGTTGTTGATGTAAATAACACACTATTGACTTCAGATCATTTAgacttaaaaaatagttatacaaataaaattcaacCTTTATACGAATTAAATGTTGAACAGCAAATAATTGAGTCGAATGAACAAATACCAATTTTAGAGTTTAATCATGAA atattggaAGATAATCAAGTTATAGATTACCAACAACAActaacaaatattgaaaatgagAGAATTAGTATAATGGAAAAAATGAAGTTAATAGTCGATCAAATTACTTGTAATGATGAATTTGCCATAGTTCATCAAGGGTTAATGAATATAATGAGCACAATTGATGAACGTAGGAATGCAATTGATCAAGCTGTAGTCAACGGGGATTTagacaatataatgatatttgatgaaagtattttacaaaaacaatgcCAGTAG